In one Gemmatimonadota bacterium genomic region, the following are encoded:
- a CDS encoding potassium channel protein, producing the protein MSIKDETEFLTLQRRVRNAALLLLFAFVVGVVGYHLIGGPEHDWLDAVFMAAIILTTTGLREVIPVESHVAEIFTTAYILFGATAAVYTLSTITAFIVEGDLTRGFRRRRMQKQIDALAGHYVVCGAGQTGTAVLRELRSTGQRCVVIEHNHAHLQTLEADMPDVLQLHGDCADDETLAKAGVSRAAGIVVCTDDDKNVLVTTVLARQLNAKLRIVARATSERVGARLRQAGADAVVSPAQIGGMRLASELLRPTVVGFLDQMLRDTNRNLRIEEVLVPNGSPVAGVSLESLRLHEGGTGLLLLATRDPSGTYQFNPSADVIVSPGTRLIAMGDPPSVQALRERVRAS; encoded by the coding sequence GTGAGTATCAAGGACGAAACGGAATTCCTGACGCTCCAACGCCGCGTGCGGAACGCGGCGCTGTTGTTGTTGTTCGCGTTCGTCGTTGGCGTGGTGGGGTACCATTTGATTGGCGGCCCGGAGCACGATTGGCTCGATGCCGTCTTTATGGCCGCGATCATCCTCACCACGACGGGGCTGCGCGAAGTCATTCCGGTGGAGTCGCACGTCGCTGAAATTTTTACGACCGCCTACATCTTATTTGGCGCTACGGCGGCGGTGTACACGCTGTCCACGATCACGGCCTTCATTGTTGAAGGCGATTTGACGCGCGGGTTTCGGAGACGTCGCATGCAGAAGCAGATTGACGCCCTTGCTGGGCATTATGTGGTGTGCGGTGCCGGGCAGACCGGTACCGCCGTCCTGCGCGAACTCCGCAGCACCGGACAGCGCTGCGTGGTGATCGAGCACAATCACGCCCATCTGCAGACGCTAGAAGCCGACATGCCCGACGTGTTGCAGCTCCACGGCGACTGCGCAGACGACGAGACGCTCGCGAAAGCCGGTGTGTCGCGCGCGGCGGGGATTGTGGTGTGCACCGACGACGACAAAAATGTGCTTGTGACGACGGTGCTGGCGCGGCAACTCAACGCCAAGTTGCGCATTGTGGCGCGCGCCACGTCGGAGCGGGTGGGCGCGCGGTTGCGTCAGGCGGGCGCCGACGCCGTGGTGTCGCCGGCGCAGATTGGCGGCATGCGCTTGGCGAGCGAGTTACTGCGGCCGACCGTCGTCGGCTTCCTCGATCAGATGTTGCGCGATACCAACCGGAATCTTCGCATCGAGGAAGTGCTCGTGCCGAACGGCAGCCCGGTTGCCGGCGTTTCGTTGGAGTCGCTCCGATTGCACGAAGGAGGCACCGGCCTGTTGCTCCTCGCGACGCGCGATCCGTCGGGCACCTATCAGTTCAATCCGTCGGCTGATGTGATTGTGTCGCCGGGCACTCGGCTCATCGCCATGGGTGACCCGCCGTCGGTGCAAGCGCTGCGCGAGCGCGTGCGCGCCTCCTAG
- a CDS encoding serine/threonine-protein kinase, with protein sequence MADHFDFDSNLRAAVEGAYVLERELLGGGMSRVFLATERSLNRKVVIKVLPPELAAGVNRERFRREIQMAAQLQHPHIVPLYSAGEHGELLFYTMPFIEGESLKHAIEHGAAFTPREVAGILHDVVDALAYAHARGVIHRDIKPGNVLRSGVHAVVTDFGVAKAIKASLPAAGVTTSGMAIGTPAYMAPEQLAGDPAADHRVDLYAVGLLAYELLTGVAPFAGASPQATMAAQLTQEPAPIESKRQDVPPALLSLIKRCLAKAPEARPQSATLLLAELEAIVLSSGDFPPAIAPSGNSRVVAMTAAALVILTGALYAWRSNATMTPDATKAPAAADAPKPIEVAPVAPGAGRALITREDSFAIAAQIEKRTGRLAAAPAPQPALTAAEIARMVDSLYNERESRRLDSLQRSARQVTEADPMRVIRSQRAIIPAESVSFWAQRGGTTSGTDTATHLPNVGAARANDRGRSGGAPTRRRLVITELMSDAKHPDWAVAQHAVVDTLRKFFARVRPYSLVPADSVTWALAQSRTAERVGEMLHAELFASVGVRPAGKDSVSFVVILRDLASVNRQTSATMPAVPVAQPLERIERLLASVFGELRAIDHSPRISDASPAATAPPVAPGTPTPAPTAKKP encoded by the coding sequence ATGGCCGACCACTTCGATTTCGACTCAAATCTCCGCGCCGCTGTAGAAGGCGCGTACGTGCTCGAGCGCGAGCTCTTGGGCGGCGGGATGAGTCGCGTCTTTCTGGCCACGGAGCGGTCGCTCAATCGCAAAGTCGTCATCAAGGTGCTCCCGCCTGAACTCGCGGCCGGGGTGAATCGCGAGCGATTTCGTCGCGAGATCCAGATGGCGGCGCAGTTGCAGCATCCGCACATTGTGCCGCTGTACAGCGCCGGCGAACACGGCGAGTTGTTGTTTTACACCATGCCCTTCATTGAGGGCGAGTCGCTCAAGCACGCCATTGAGCACGGGGCGGCGTTCACGCCGCGCGAAGTCGCGGGCATTCTGCACGATGTGGTGGACGCGCTCGCCTACGCGCATGCGCGCGGGGTGATTCACCGCGACATCAAGCCCGGGAATGTGTTGCGGAGCGGCGTGCACGCGGTGGTGACCGACTTTGGCGTGGCCAAGGCTATCAAAGCGTCGCTCCCCGCTGCCGGCGTGACGACGAGCGGCATGGCCATTGGCACGCCCGCCTACATGGCGCCGGAGCAGTTGGCTGGCGATCCCGCAGCGGACCACCGAGTAGACCTGTACGCCGTTGGACTCCTCGCCTACGAGTTGCTCACCGGCGTGGCGCCATTCGCTGGCGCATCGCCGCAGGCCACGATGGCCGCGCAACTCACGCAGGAGCCGGCGCCGATTGAGTCCAAGCGGCAGGATGTGCCGCCGGCGCTGCTCTCGCTCATCAAGCGCTGCCTCGCCAAGGCACCCGAAGCGCGACCACAAAGTGCCACCCTATTGCTGGCGGAACTCGAAGCGATTGTGCTTTCGTCCGGCGATTTTCCGCCGGCGATCGCTCCGAGCGGGAACTCGCGCGTTGTGGCGATGACCGCCGCTGCGCTCGTGATACTGACAGGCGCGCTGTACGCTTGGCGCTCAAACGCGACGATGACGCCGGACGCCACGAAAGCGCCCGCCGCCGCCGATGCGCCGAAGCCCATCGAAGTGGCGCCGGTGGCACCGGGTGCCGGACGCGCCCTGATTACGCGCGAGGATTCGTTTGCGATTGCCGCGCAGATCGAGAAGCGCACCGGTCGTCTCGCCGCCGCGCCAGCGCCACAGCCCGCGCTGACCGCGGCGGAAATCGCACGCATGGTGGACTCGCTCTATAACGAGCGCGAGTCGAGACGTCTCGACTCGCTCCAGCGGAGCGCGCGCCAGGTGACCGAGGCCGATCCGATGCGGGTCATTCGCAGTCAGCGGGCGATCATCCCCGCTGAGTCGGTGAGTTTTTGGGCGCAGCGGGGCGGCACCACGAGCGGCACCGACACCGCCACGCATTTGCCGAACGTGGGCGCCGCCCGCGCGAACGATCGCGGACGTTCCGGTGGCGCGCCGACGCGCCGGCGACTCGTGATTACTGAACTCATGAGCGACGCCAAACACCCGGACTGGGCCGTCGCACAACACGCGGTGGTCGACACACTCCGAAAGTTTTTTGCGCGCGTTCGGCCGTATTCGCTTGTCCCGGCCGATTCCGTCACCTGGGCGCTCGCACAGTCGCGCACGGCGGAACGGGTGGGGGAAATGCTACACGCCGAACTGTTCGCGTCGGTGGGTGTGCGACCGGCGGGAAAGGATTCGGTGAGCTTCGTGGTGATTTTGCGCGACCTCGCCTCGGTGAATCGGCAAACGTCGGCGACGATGCCTGCCGTGCCGGTTGCGCAACCGCTTGAGCGGATTGAGCGCCTGCTGGCATCGGTGTTTGGTGAGTTACGCGCCATCGACCATTCGCCGCGAATTTCCGACGCATCGCCCGCCGCGACTGCACCGCCGGTGGCACCCGGCACACCGACGCCGGCACCGACCGCCAAGAAACCATGA
- the coxB gene encoding cytochrome c oxidase subunit II gives MSFFRPRRYAPALFVAVALLALAACGDQYPNSTFTHITDNNRTIGALWDRLMFFGTGVFVFVEALLIFTIIKFRKRPGGPAAKQIHGHAALEITWTVIPALILVLIAVPTVQAIYKTQAKAPDGSLKVEVIGHQWWWEFRYPELGVVTANELYLPAGRTVSFQLNTRDVLHSFWTPQLGGKRDLISNRTNWMWYTPDSSLAENAYNGFCVEYCGTSHANMRFRTFVVSNDKFESWAKHQAGIAAGAPVPTAVAPAAGAPVVAGAAMAGMKMPAAAAAAAAAPTAPVVADVGYTFPLDKLPAHVVPTTPMPSGERTIKFDDALLASGNAVAGRELLTNMANMGKAPCLTCHVIKGEMAMVKDDQAKGPSLTHFGARHTLGGGLFSSDPATLARWIKNAPAMKPGSVMPTLGAGEYNAMIKQKLASGLDDRQIADIVAYLKSLK, from the coding sequence ATGTCCTTTTTCCGTCCGCGCCGGTACGCACCCGCTCTATTCGTAGCGGTTGCTTTGCTGGCGCTCGCCGCGTGTGGAGATCAGTACCCGAACTCCACGTTCACGCACATCACAGACAACAATCGAACGATTGGTGCGCTGTGGGATCGCCTCATGTTCTTCGGAACGGGCGTGTTCGTGTTCGTCGAGGCGTTGCTGATTTTCACGATCATCAAGTTTCGCAAGCGTCCCGGTGGGCCCGCGGCCAAGCAGATTCACGGCCATGCGGCGCTCGAGATCACCTGGACCGTCATTCCGGCGCTCATTCTTGTATTGATCGCCGTGCCGACGGTGCAAGCGATCTACAAGACGCAGGCGAAGGCGCCGGACGGCTCCTTGAAGGTCGAGGTCATCGGGCATCAGTGGTGGTGGGAGTTCCGCTATCCGGAACTCGGCGTGGTCACCGCCAACGAGCTGTACCTGCCGGCCGGCCGCACGGTGAGCTTTCAGCTCAACACGCGCGACGTTCTGCACTCGTTCTGGACGCCGCAGCTCGGCGGCAAGCGCGACCTGATTTCGAACCGCACCAACTGGATGTGGTATACGCCCGACAGTTCGCTCGCGGAGAATGCCTACAACGGTTTCTGCGTCGAGTACTGCGGCACCTCGCACGCGAACATGCGTTTCCGCACGTTTGTGGTGTCGAACGACAAGTTTGAGAGCTGGGCCAAGCATCAGGCGGGCATTGCCGCCGGTGCGCCGGTGCCCACCGCCGTGGCACCCGCGGCTGGCGCCCCCGTTGTGGCGGGCGCTGCGATGGCTGGCATGAAGATGCCTGCGGCCGCTGCGGCCGCTGCGGCTGCGCCGACCGCTCCTGTCGTAGCGGACGTGGGCTACACGTTCCCGCTCGACAAACTGCCGGCGCACGTTGTGCCCACGACGCCAATGCCCTCCGGCGAGCGCACGATCAAGTTCGATGACGCGCTCCTCGCCAGCGGAAACGCGGTGGCCGGTCGTGAGTTACTGACGAACATGGCGAACATGGGCAAGGCGCCCTGCCTCACCTGCCACGTGATCAAGGGTGAGATGGCGATGGTCAAGGATGACCAGGCCAAGGGACCGAGCCTCACGCACTTTGGCGCGAGACACACGCTGGGCGGCGGACTGTTCAGCAGCGACCCGGCCACGCTGGCGCGCTGGATTAAGAATGCGCCGGCCATGAAGCCCGGTTCGGTCATGCCGACCCTGGGCGCCGGTGAATACAACGCGATGATCAAGCAGAAGCTGGCCAGCGGGCTCGACGACCGGCAGATCGCCGATATCGTCGCCTATCTGAAGTCGCTCAAGTAA
- a CDS encoding methyl-accepting chemotaxis protein — translation MSETRNLNLASPSAVTNFGPPESRPDAGGHGTHIIDRLATWLGTGSAVVFLGIVWFGRDALAHLLHGSEAWLLLGLAAALVVQSGALIFRFLISPMVGRELGKLADAAEAVAAGDLTKQPELVHAGGQMGRLARALGQMTAELRELSGLLRESADETNRLSEEITSGTEHVAQAASGIAGTAATLSDQASSMAAAVHQLSGDATRLTSLASAVTTGAQEGISRNQRLRLLASENHARLDESAQRLEELAVDVRDGAQATEALARATEQIREFVTLVQKIARQSKLLALNAAMEAARAGEHGEGFAVVATEVRRLAASASEAASQTDVLVKEVLGHMQAARAITTRTTTAVDSVQAATEHGRTSFTQVEAAVAEAEAWTTTMAETAGAGSARANDVTQRLDTLTAGTQAFANAMQDVAAASEEQSASTEQIAAAASHLTQAAERVTQAAQAFRAT, via the coding sequence ATGAGCGAGACGAGAAACCTCAATTTAGCGTCACCGTCGGCTGTAACAAACTTCGGCCCCCCGGAATCTCGTCCGGACGCCGGCGGCCACGGCACGCATATCATCGACCGGCTGGCCACTTGGCTGGGGACGGGCTCGGCGGTGGTGTTCCTGGGAATCGTCTGGTTCGGCCGCGATGCGCTCGCCCATCTCCTCCACGGCTCGGAGGCGTGGCTCCTGCTGGGCCTCGCCGCGGCCCTGGTGGTGCAGTCGGGCGCCCTGATTTTCCGGTTCCTGATCTCCCCCATGGTCGGGCGCGAGCTCGGCAAACTGGCAGATGCGGCCGAGGCCGTGGCGGCTGGCGATCTCACCAAACAGCCGGAACTGGTGCACGCCGGGGGGCAAATGGGGCGCCTTGCCCGGGCGCTGGGCCAGATGACCGCGGAGCTCCGAGAGCTGTCCGGCCTGCTGCGCGAGTCCGCAGACGAGACCAATCGCCTGTCTGAGGAGATCACGAGCGGTACGGAGCACGTGGCGCAGGCCGCCTCTGGGATTGCGGGCACCGCGGCCACGCTGAGCGACCAAGCGAGCTCTATGGCGGCCGCCGTGCACCAACTGAGTGGGGACGCCACCCGTCTCACCTCGCTGGCCTCAGCGGTGACGACAGGCGCCCAAGAAGGCATTTCCCGAAACCAACGCCTACGGCTCCTCGCCAGTGAAAACCACGCGCGCCTCGACGAGAGCGCCCAGCGCCTCGAAGAGCTCGCCGTGGATGTGCGCGACGGGGCGCAGGCCACCGAGGCGCTTGCGAGGGCCACGGAGCAGATTCGGGAGTTTGTCACCCTCGTGCAGAAGATCGCCCGCCAGTCGAAGCTCCTCGCGCTCAACGCCGCGATGGAAGCCGCGCGGGCCGGGGAGCACGGCGAGGGCTTTGCGGTGGTCGCCACGGAGGTCCGCCGGCTGGCGGCCTCCGCGTCGGAGGCTGCGTCGCAGACCGATGTGCTGGTGAAGGAAGTGTTAGGCCATATGCAGGCGGCACGCGCGATCACCACCAGAACCACCACGGCGGTGGATTCCGTGCAGGCGGCAACCGAGCATGGCCGCACCTCGTTCACGCAGGTGGAGGCCGCCGTGGCCGAAGCCGAGGCGTGGACAACAACGATGGCCGAAACGGCCGGCGCCGGCAGTGCGCGCGCCAACGACGTCACCCAACGACTGGACACGTTGACCGCCGGCACGCAGGCCTTTGCCAATGCCATGCAGGATGTGGCCGCCGCCAGCGAGGAGCAGAGCGCCAGCACTGAACAGATTGCCGCTGCCGCGAGTCATCTTACACAGGCGGCCGAGCGAGTGACGCAGGCAGCGCAGGCCTTTCGCGCCACCTGA
- a CDS encoding polysaccharide deacetylase family protein, with protein MALLVTIHDVTPALQPRVETLWSMCAAHGIVPGLLVIPDWHGVAPIEQDPSFLQWVRARAADGAEIFLHGERHDEVGLPRGWQDEWRAVGRTNKEGEFLTLDLPQARARIDRGIARLTAQGLTPIGFVPPAWLARPDTHVAARNAGLAVSEDDATIYLHSSGTTRRSPVLRWSARGAFRSWGSNVQAQLRWTLQRRVPVMRIALHPGDLASAAVERSIHRALSAWVAERAPSRYGDL; from the coding sequence GTGGCACTCCTCGTCACGATTCACGATGTCACGCCGGCCCTGCAGCCCAGAGTGGAGACGCTCTGGAGTATGTGCGCCGCGCACGGCATTGTGCCGGGCCTGCTCGTGATTCCTGACTGGCACGGCGTGGCTCCCATCGAACAGGACCCATCGTTTTTGCAGTGGGTACGCGCACGCGCCGCTGACGGCGCCGAAATATTTCTGCACGGAGAACGCCACGACGAAGTGGGACTGCCGCGCGGCTGGCAGGACGAGTGGCGCGCCGTGGGTCGCACCAACAAGGAGGGAGAGTTTTTGACCCTCGATCTCCCGCAGGCGCGGGCGCGTATAGACCGTGGTATTGCTCGACTCACGGCGCAGGGGCTGACACCTATTGGGTTTGTGCCACCCGCGTGGCTTGCGCGGCCCGACACCCATGTGGCCGCGCGGAACGCGGGGTTGGCTGTGAGTGAAGATGATGCCACGATTTATCTGCATTCCTCCGGCACGACGCGTCGCTCGCCCGTATTGCGATGGAGCGCACGAGGTGCCTTCCGGAGTTGGGGCTCGAACGTGCAGGCGCAGCTACGCTGGACGCTCCAACGTCGCGTGCCCGTGATGCGCATCGCGCTGCACCCTGGTGATTTGGCGAGTGCTGCAGTGGAACGTTCGATTCACCGTGCCCTCAGCGCGTGGGTGGCCGAGCGTGCGCCGAGCCGGTATGGTGATCTCTAG
- a CDS encoding N(4)-(beta-N-acetylglucosaminyl)-L-asparaginase: protein MKPTRREFLEKSATLAALGFLPREISAEEWDVERARSRAQTPASFRGRPVVISSTNGYHTDRPAGIKIAYDKIAAGADTLDAIIAGVNTQELDPEDQSVGLGGLPNADGVVQLDASCMHGPTKRAGSVAAIEGIATPSLVAKAVMEYTEHIMLVGQDAKRFALAMGFQEQNLLTEKSKQDWLKWKAAGRKDGWTNEDKRQAWLKWNAAHAPKGAAGKPQGAGDGELNWTHGTINMDAVNATGDISSVTTTSGISWKVPGRIGDSPIIGAGQYCDNTVGAAGSTGRGESNIMVCGGFLAVEFMRQGMDPQTALIKVMERVIAMTEKRLLDDRGRPYFDLSFYALSKDGRYAGGNAYEGGTFAVCDEKGPRVEKGVYLFKESERPKAR from the coding sequence GTGAAGCCGACCCGTCGCGAGTTTTTGGAGAAGTCTGCCACGCTGGCCGCCTTGGGATTTCTTCCGCGCGAGATCAGCGCCGAGGAGTGGGACGTGGAGCGCGCGCGGTCCCGTGCACAGACGCCGGCCTCGTTTCGTGGTCGCCCAGTGGTCATCAGTTCAACGAACGGATATCACACCGACCGTCCGGCGGGCATCAAGATTGCTTACGACAAAATCGCCGCCGGCGCCGACACACTCGACGCGATTATCGCAGGCGTGAACACGCAGGAACTCGATCCCGAGGATCAGTCAGTCGGGCTCGGTGGATTGCCTAACGCGGATGGTGTGGTGCAGCTCGATGCCAGCTGCATGCACGGTCCCACCAAGCGCGCCGGTTCGGTGGCGGCGATTGAAGGGATTGCCACGCCGTCGCTCGTGGCGAAGGCGGTGATGGAATACACCGAGCATATCATGCTCGTGGGGCAGGACGCCAAGCGGTTCGCGCTCGCGATGGGGTTTCAAGAGCAGAATTTACTGACGGAGAAGTCGAAGCAGGATTGGCTCAAGTGGAAGGCCGCGGGCCGCAAGGACGGATGGACCAACGAAGACAAGCGTCAGGCGTGGCTCAAGTGGAACGCCGCGCACGCGCCCAAGGGCGCAGCGGGTAAACCGCAGGGCGCTGGCGATGGCGAACTCAACTGGACGCATGGCACCATCAACATGGACGCGGTGAACGCGACCGGTGACATCAGTTCGGTGACGACCACCAGCGGTATTTCGTGGAAGGTGCCTGGCCGTATTGGCGATTCGCCGATCATCGGGGCGGGGCAGTACTGCGATAATACCGTCGGCGCGGCCGGTTCCACGGGGCGCGGCGAATCGAACATCATGGTGTGCGGTGGGTTCCTGGCGGTGGAGTTCATGCGGCAGGGGATGGATCCGCAGACGGCGCTCATCAAAGTGATGGAGCGCGTGATCGCGATGACCGAGAAGCGACTGCTCGACGATCGCGGGCGTCCGTACTTTGATCTGAGTTTCTACGCACTCTCAAAGGACGGTCGCTACGCCGGCGGCAATGCCTACGAGGGCGGCACCTTTGCCGTGTGCGACGAGAAGGGGCCGCGAGTGGAAAAGGGTGTGTACCTCTTCAAGGAATCGGAGCGGCCGAAAGCACGGTGA
- a CDS encoding glycosyltransferase, producing the protein MIDSGPLLDRIFLPDAVLRASAINLARTGFPESLRPTARLGVLDITEFYGDTTGGIRTYLRAKARYVEARPELRQVLVLPGARDALSGSDGVRCYRLRGPRVPTQAPYRFMLATRTNRRIMLHERPDVIEVGSPGLVPWIARFASRGLDIPAVAFYHSNFPRLFSPFPEKAGGARRALGDLAWKYARTIDKHFAHTIACSDFAADDLRRAGVERVTRIPLGVDLAHYTPERRARRAESRLQYGLTDGPLAGFVGRFAAEKELDVLLDAWPQVYARTRAQLVLIGDGPMRSQLESRLRDAPWARILPYETDRDRLADLIAALDIYVGPCSVETFGLSALEALASGTPVLAADRGGIGEQVIASGAGRCFVSGQAASLAEEAVALLAADLSALGALGRQYAERDHSWDAVFDRIFAVYASVVRR; encoded by the coding sequence GTGATCGATTCCGGCCCTCTGCTCGATCGTATCTTCCTACCCGACGCCGTGTTACGGGCGTCGGCCATAAATCTGGCGCGCACCGGTTTTCCCGAGTCCCTTCGCCCGACCGCTCGGCTCGGCGTCCTCGATATCACCGAGTTTTACGGCGACACAACGGGCGGCATTCGCACCTATTTGCGGGCCAAAGCGCGCTACGTGGAGGCCCGGCCGGAGCTCCGCCAAGTCCTCGTGCTCCCCGGGGCCCGCGACGCACTCTCTGGTAGCGACGGCGTGCGCTGCTACCGCCTGCGCGGGCCGCGCGTGCCGACACAGGCGCCGTATCGCTTCATGCTGGCCACGCGCACCAACCGCCGGATCATGCTCCACGAACGCCCCGACGTTATTGAAGTGGGGAGTCCGGGACTCGTGCCGTGGATCGCGCGCTTCGCGTCGCGCGGGCTCGACATTCCCGCCGTGGCGTTCTATCACAGCAACTTTCCGCGCCTCTTCTCGCCATTCCCCGAGAAAGCGGGCGGTGCGCGGCGCGCGCTGGGTGATCTCGCCTGGAAATACGCGCGCACCATCGACAAACATTTTGCGCACACCATTGCCTGCTCGGATTTTGCCGCAGACGATCTGCGCCGCGCCGGCGTCGAGCGCGTGACGCGCATTCCGCTTGGGGTGGATCTCGCGCACTACACGCCGGAACGTCGCGCGCGGCGCGCGGAGTCGCGGCTCCAGTACGGATTAACCGACGGCCCGCTCGCGGGTTTTGTGGGTCGATTTGCGGCGGAGAAAGAGCTGGACGTGCTTCTCGATGCGTGGCCGCAGGTGTACGCCCGCACACGCGCGCAGCTCGTGCTGATCGGGGACGGGCCCATGCGGTCACAACTCGAAAGCCGGCTTCGCGACGCCCCGTGGGCGCGGATTCTGCCCTACGAAACAGATCGTGATCGCCTCGCCGACCTTATCGCCGCGCTCGACATCTACGTGGGCCCCTGTTCCGTCGAAACGTTCGGCCTGTCAGCGCTCGAGGCACTGGCCAGCGGTACGCCGGTGCTTGCCGCGGACCGCGGCGGCATTGGGGAGCAGGTGATCGCGAGTGGTGCCGGTCGGTGCTTTGTGAGCGGCCAGGCCGCGTCGCTCGCGGAGGAGGCGGTGGCGCTTCTGGCCGCCGACCTCAGCGCGCTTGGCGCTCTGGGGCGTCAGTACGCCGAGCGCGACCATTCGTGGGATGCCGTGTTCGATCGCATCTTCGCGGTGTATGCCTCCGTGGTCCGGCGCTAA